In Salifodinibacter halophilus, one genomic interval encodes:
- a CDS encoding Kae1-associated serine/threonine protein kinase, which produces AIAESAVNPDYRPDEVPVTWRGDAEDVLLGGSDGTDLRGAEAIVEGEGATVTKTRRPKGYRHDALDARLRRERTTQEARLLSEARRVGVPTPVVYDV; this is translated from the coding sequence GCCATCGCGGAGTCGGCGGTCAACCCGGACTACCGGCCGGACGAAGTGCCGGTGACGTGGCGCGGCGACGCGGAGGACGTGTTACTCGGCGGCTCGGACGGCACCGACCTGCGCGGTGCGGAAGCGATCGTCGAGGGCGAGGGCGCGACGGTGACGAAGACCCGCCGACCGAAGGGGTATCGCCACGACGCGCTCGACGCGCGTCTCCGCCGGGAGCGGACGACGCAGGAAGCGCGCCTGCTCTCGGAGGCACGGCGCGTCGGCGTACCGACGCCGGTCGTGTACGACGTGG